The proteins below come from a single Nitrospinota bacterium genomic window:
- the coaD gene encoding pantetheine-phosphate adenylyltransferase, whose translation MKSAVYPGTFDPVTNGHLDLITRALGVFDRVVVAVAKNPKKNPVFDVNERVMLLKEVTKGIGNVEVVAFDTLTTQFCQELGLNLLIRGLRAVSDFEYELQMNQMNRKLNESIETVFMMPGQEYTYISSGLIKEVASYGGDVSCLVPPVVSKALKEKFK comes from the coding sequence ATGAAGTCGGCAGTCTACCCCGGGACATTCGACCCTGTAACCAACGGACATCTGGACCTTATTACCCGGGCTCTCGGAGTTTTCGACAGGGTGGTAGTCGCCGTGGCAAAGAATCCAAAAAAGAATCCTGTATTCGATGTCAATGAGAGGGTTATGCTCTTGAAAGAGGTGACCAAGGGGATAGGGAACGTGGAGGTGGTGGCGTTTGATACGTTAACCACCCAATTCTGTCAGGAACTGGGGCTGAACCTCCTTATCCGCGGATTGCGAGCCGTTTCCGATTTTGAATACGAGTTGCAGATGAATCAGATGAACAGAAAATTGAATGAAAGCATAGAAACTGTTTTCATGATGCCCGGCCAGGAGTACACTTATATCAGTTCGGGGCTGATTAAAGAGGTAGCAAGTTACGGCGGCGATGTATCGTGCCTCGTACCGCCGGTAGTAAGCAAGGCGTTAAAAGAAAAATTCAAATAG
- a CDS encoding transketolase family protein, whose protein sequence is MGEKVSLSLREFYGKTLVELGKANKDIVVLDADLSGSTKTSTFAKEFPDRFFNMGISEQDLIGTSAGLAAGGKIPFASTFAVFATGRAWEQIRQSVCYPKQNVKIVATHGGLTVGPDGPSHQALEDIAIMRAIPYMNVVVPADAYEAVAAVRYAAEMDGPIYIRLARDKFPVIYDEKKKFTLGKSDKVKEGKDLTFIACGLMVHTALEAAEQLEKEGLSAAVINMSSIKPLDEKAVVSAARDTGAIVTVEEHSIIGGLGGAVCETLSSSYPVPVKRVGVLDRFCSSGSAEELVECYNLNVKTVLEAARASLEMKKNGKK, encoded by the coding sequence ATGGGCGAAAAGGTTTCATTATCCCTAAGGGAGTTCTACGGTAAAACCCTTGTTGAACTGGGCAAGGCGAACAAGGATATTGTCGTGCTGGATGCCGACCTGTCCGGCTCCACGAAAACCTCCACTTTCGCCAAGGAGTTTCCCGATCGGTTTTTCAATATGGGAATTTCCGAGCAGGATTTAATAGGCACATCGGCAGGCCTTGCCGCAGGGGGGAAGATACCGTTTGCCTCGACATTTGCGGTGTTCGCCACAGGCAGGGCGTGGGAGCAGATAAGGCAGTCCGTATGCTATCCGAAGCAGAATGTAAAGATAGTAGCGACCCATGGGGGATTGACGGTCGGCCCGGACGGGCCGTCGCATCAGGCGCTTGAGGATATCGCCATAATGAGGGCGATACCGTATATGAACGTGGTTGTACCGGCAGACGCCTACGAGGCGGTCGCGGCGGTAAGATACGCCGCGGAAATGGATGGGCCTATCTACATAAGGCTCGCCAGAGACAAGTTCCCGGTAATATACGATGAAAAGAAGAAATTCACGCTGGGCAAATCCGACAAGGTGAAGGAGGGGAAGGACCTGACGTTCATCGCCTGCGGATTGATGGTTCACACCGCCCTCGAAGCCGCCGAACAGCTGGAAAAGGAGGGTCTCTCCGCCGCAGTCATTAATATGTCGAGCATAAAACCGCTTGATGAGAAAGCCGTTGTTTCCGCCGCCCGCGATACCGGGGCGATAGTAACAGTTGAGGAACATTCGATAATAGGGGGCCTCGGCGGGGCTGTTTGCGAGACTTTATCCTCTTCCTATCCCGTTCCGGTAAAACGCGTTGGAGTATTGGACAGGTTCTGCTCATCGGGTAGCGCGGAGGAATTGGTGGAGTGTTACAATCTGAATGTCAAAACGGTGCTTGAAGCGGCCCGCGCATCACTTGAAATGAAGAAAAACGGAAAAAAATGA
- a CDS encoding transketolase: MKFTNDPVELGKIAQRMRIDILKMLNASGSGHSGGSLSCIDILVALYFSKLDHAKGRKKADKGDKFVLSKGHAAPALYAVLAEWGYFSKDELPRLRKLKSMLSGHPYSVSTPGVEVTTGSLGQGLSQANGLAIASRLNNHDSKIFCLLGDGENQEGQVWEAAMTASHYKLDNLIAIIDNNLLQIDGKVEDVMKIEPLAEKWASFGWNVLETDGHHFPSILEAIDNAKGVKGKPTVIIARTVKGKGVSFMEGNVKWHGATPNDEELKKAIEELS; encoded by the coding sequence TTGAAATTTACCAATGACCCTGTTGAGTTGGGGAAGATCGCGCAAAGGATGCGTATCGACATCCTCAAGATGCTCAATGCGTCCGGTTCGGGGCATTCAGGCGGATCGCTTTCGTGCATCGATATACTTGTAGCGCTCTATTTTTCGAAGCTCGACCACGCCAAGGGACGAAAAAAAGCCGACAAAGGGGACAAGTTTGTCCTTTCAAAAGGGCACGCCGCTCCCGCGCTCTACGCGGTACTTGCCGAATGGGGGTATTTCAGCAAAGACGAACTCCCACGCCTCAGGAAACTGAAAAGCATGCTGAGCGGACACCCATACTCCGTTTCTACCCCCGGTGTGGAGGTTACAACCGGGTCGCTTGGACAGGGGCTTTCACAGGCAAACGGTCTGGCAATCGCCAGCAGATTGAACAACCACGATTCGAAAATATTCTGCCTCCTTGGGGACGGCGAGAACCAGGAGGGGCAGGTTTGGGAGGCGGCGATGACCGCGTCGCACTATAAGCTCGATAATCTGATTGCGATCATCGATAACAACCTCCTGCAGATCGACGGAAAGGTCGAGGATGTCATGAAAATAGAGCCTCTTGCGGAGAAGTGGGCATCTTTCGGCTGGAACGTGCTTGAGACGGATGGACACCATTTCCCGTCCATACTAGAAGCGATAGACAATGCGAAAGGGGTAAAGGGAAAACCTACCGTTATCATTGCCAGAACGGTAAAGGGGAAGGGTGTCTCCTTCATGGAAGGGAACGTAAAGTGGCACGGCGCTACGCCGAATGACGAAGAATTAAAGAAAGCTATTGAAGAGCTTTCGTAA
- a CDS encoding HAMP domain-containing histidine kinase has protein sequence MRGRHRRRFRSSIFLKLLLVLLATGMVINFIVFAFHRMSERSSSRNLFHRNMMNYAEYIIRDIGNPPSLAKAKDIAERYSVQIRYEGNGSWTTSSSVPKVEEIEKYHRYRKHRHREHGDEDEYKEEREHSHKIRGRRGKFFLLVEKEYGNFILYGDAKRFFNWEEEYTLLLIGLLTFIVAGAYFGIRWVLKPIKWLEEGVAQIADGNLAHRIPVRRRRDELGELAESFNSMAKRVGEMIRSKEQLLLDVSHELRSPITRMKVALELAPDGGKTESIREDLLEMEKMISELLETEKLNSGHGKLELARTDMSALVRETVEGYREIAPGVVFIPPVKAIYADIDADRARLVLKNLFDNAVKYSSHDNGKVEVSAFMESERCVVKVRDFGAGVPKDELPYIFEPFYRADKSRSRKTGGYGLGLSLCKKIMEAHGGDISIISEPGEGTTATIRFQINKIV, from the coding sequence ATGAGGGGTAGGCACAGACGCCGCTTCAGGAGTTCCATATTCCTTAAACTCCTGTTGGTGCTATTGGCCACCGGGATGGTTATCAATTTTATCGTATTCGCTTTTCACAGGATGTCGGAACGCTCTTCTTCCCGAAACCTTTTTCATCGCAATATGATGAACTACGCGGAATACATAATCAGAGACATCGGCAATCCCCCAAGTCTCGCAAAAGCGAAAGATATCGCGGAGAGATATTCCGTCCAGATACGTTATGAAGGGAATGGGAGCTGGACCACTTCCAGCTCCGTGCCTAAGGTGGAGGAGATAGAGAAATATCACAGGTATCGCAAACATAGGCATCGCGAGCATGGCGACGAAGATGAATACAAGGAGGAGCGTGAACACAGTCACAAGATTAGAGGGCGTCGTGGTAAATTTTTCCTTCTGGTGGAAAAGGAATATGGGAACTTTATTTTGTATGGGGACGCGAAGCGGTTTTTCAACTGGGAAGAGGAGTATACGCTTCTTCTGATAGGATTGCTGACGTTCATAGTCGCGGGCGCGTACTTCGGGATAAGATGGGTGCTTAAACCGATAAAGTGGCTCGAGGAGGGGGTGGCACAGATCGCCGACGGCAACCTTGCTCACAGGATCCCCGTGAGGCGTAGGAGGGATGAGCTTGGTGAACTGGCCGAGTCGTTCAACTCCATGGCTAAAAGGGTGGGTGAGATGATCCGCTCCAAGGAGCAGCTGCTTCTGGATGTAAGCCACGAACTCCGCTCCCCGATTACGAGGATGAAGGTCGCCTTGGAACTGGCACCGGACGGCGGGAAGACGGAGAGCATCAGGGAAGACCTGCTGGAAATGGAGAAGATGATATCCGAACTCCTTGAAACTGAAAAACTGAACAGCGGACACGGGAAACTTGAACTGGCGAGAACCGACATGTCGGCGCTGGTTAGGGAAACTGTCGAAGGGTACCGGGAGATAGCTCCCGGTGTGGTTTTCATCCCGCCAGTAAAAGCGATTTATGCGGATATTGATGCCGACAGGGCAAGACTTGTTTTGAAGAATCTTTTCGATAACGCCGTTAAATACTCATCGCATGATAACGGCAAGGTGGAAGTGTCGGCCTTCATGGAGTCGGAGAGGTGCGTGGTGAAGGTAAGGGATTTTGGCGCGGGTGTTCCAAAAGATGAGCTCCCGTACATATTCGAGCCTTTTTACCGGGCGGATAAATCCCGCTCCCGGAAGACCGGCGGCTATGGCCTCGGATTGAGCCTCTGCAAAAAGATCATGGAGGCCCATGGGGGGGATATATCAATAATCAGCGAACCGGGCGAAGGGACAACCGCCACCATCAGGTTTCAGATAAATAAAATAGTGTGA
- a CDS encoding response regulator transcription factor: MEELIVIIDDDEKLNTLLFDYLSRFHFKVKAFTNPVDGLRGIKELRPGLVVLDVMLPGKDGFEVCREIRKDNTVPIIMLTARGEVTDRVVGLELGADDYLAKPFEPRELVARIQSILRRSNEKQKKEIFRYGKLEVDFKKRIANEDGKALDLTTAEFEILSVFLKNPGIVLNRDTILDKVSGIDWEPYNRSIDVLISRLRQKLNDSPKKPKYLKTIWGTGYMFIGEEPTDEG; the protein is encoded by the coding sequence ATGGAAGAATTAATCGTAATCATCGACGATGATGAAAAGCTCAACACTCTCCTTTTCGATTATCTTTCCAGATTCCATTTCAAGGTAAAGGCTTTTACAAACCCCGTGGACGGACTGAGGGGGATAAAGGAGCTTCGGCCCGGCCTGGTGGTACTCGATGTAATGCTTCCCGGCAAGGACGGATTCGAAGTATGCAGAGAGATAAGAAAAGACAACACGGTTCCCATCATCATGCTGACAGCCAGGGGAGAGGTGACCGACAGGGTAGTCGGGCTGGAACTCGGCGCGGACGATTATCTCGCAAAACCTTTTGAGCCGAGGGAGCTGGTGGCGCGTATCCAGTCAATCTTGAGAAGAAGCAATGAAAAGCAGAAAAAGGAGATATTCCGGTACGGAAAGCTGGAAGTCGACTTTAAAAAACGGATTGCCAACGAGGACGGAAAAGCGCTTGATCTTACAACAGCCGAATTTGAAATTCTCTCAGTATTTCTTAAAAATCCCGGTATTGTCCTGAACCGGGATACGATACTCGATAAGGTGAGCGGCATCGACTGGGAACCGTATAACAGGTCGATAGATGTCCTTATCAGCAGACTCCGGCAGAAGCTCAACGACTCCCCGAAAAAACCGAAATACCTGAAGACGATCTGGGGTACCGGCTACATGTTTATCGGAGAGGAGCCGACGGATGAGGGGTAG
- a CDS encoding Spy/CpxP family protein refolding chaperone has product MKETIMLVSVLLIVGLVFTAGGCSHRHGHWGHHGFNEKKADHVVKKITKKLDLNEEQQKLLNDIKVEMLAKRGEFKGGKKDLMNEFASQVKKDEIDQAAINSLFEKKEVHMKEMRSLAVARFAEFHKSLDPEQKAKLAEWVDKKNQKCQKWCDR; this is encoded by the coding sequence ATGAAAGAGACAATTATGCTGGTTTCGGTGCTACTGATAGTCGGGCTTGTTTTCACCGCAGGCGGATGCTCTCACAGGCATGGTCATTGGGGACATCACGGATTTAATGAAAAAAAGGCCGACCATGTTGTAAAGAAGATCACAAAAAAGCTGGATCTGAACGAAGAACAGCAGAAACTCCTCAACGACATCAAGGTGGAGATGTTGGCAAAGAGAGGGGAATTCAAGGGCGGAAAAAAAGATCTTATGAATGAGTTTGCCTCGCAGGTGAAGAAGGATGAAATAGACCAGGCAGCGATAAACTCTCTCTTTGAGAAAAAAGAGGTTCATATGAAGGAGATGAGGAGTCTGGCAGTGGCTAGGTTTGCTGAGTTCCACAAATCGCTTGATCCGGAACAAAAGGCAAAGCTTGCCGAGTGGGTAGACAAGAAAAATCAGAAGTGCCAGAAATGGTGCGATAGATAG
- a CDS encoding AAA family ATPase, translating into MTLAKKSRESQPKIVSVTGTGGGVGKSSVAVAVTSLLAESGKKVLLVEMGGSLRKITPFMEGIDHEYFLEDYFRKDRKLSEAIAATGKEGVFYISAGRRFLEGFKEQHHGNQLLRDIRKLQFDFVLIDTGNISDGCRLAVNAGADKILLVVNGKEDFQEGLNELLFAILVSSFENFKAYGRDELEALLALKDEFARERGISLLKYASRMRTLMPSMEGAWREHQAVTDISLVANWVASPTHVELIKGRLSDMFLTSHFKASGTFFMPECVKGGRDSVNASIENNFKKAGSYIVSALLNWGRPDETSSVELDYEVLFGSFKGEEGPTGQSVKEVTSAREELDALRKINNEMELIREEKYFQMSKKLEKSIAERKIVAEEEVESTRIQKEAALKGDITEAWKRELEKIEAEGESKRAEMEAGLARVYEKRSTEIEEEIETLREKRIKEMERDLAGYYQNSKTGYDAEMLQKKRRRESEIEDEVELVKKKRFANLKNELTAEIDKVKEVLWQQLEEMRKAKMDQIDESMTLYRASMNGEVDRDVEQKKSALESRLYEEISMQRENFMADVFRDVMIASVSFDLDETIRKEGLRLKAEDELSGERDRARKKIDMEVARYEREKNEEILSTIQSAKIEKLKMLKAEVETMRTDMKESLKKEIAAEKAKIMETARDEILKYRKRETAEIDANVKTIIMAREHELRRDLDQLEEKLRNELHERIIREEEKLHATLEREFADKKKKKTALIQHMVTTERERRMNDIHASLDAIRKRLQENLNDEIQITRERSLERLEQELSAIRENRLMETDKSLQNEIRLRTESVFSSLKETEHKMRANMEERLASEEVKFRSEISSNLEKEMQEMRRDINESLVRYRNDEKDKIASHVEKEKKARLEVMERQLEIFKSLKKKTLLEWEGEEKGAMMRGLLGQMKKEEEARREILALRLERERKNMLEAHALKIRKMEEEEKLKLQEWSERKKADIEESVRKELDNEKQRRLQKLDKEHEVEKEKRLIALAGFMSREKSRKMLDLEKELEKEKGEKIVSIKAEVAGIRAEKRREIDEYFQRLADEANINLEARYRDMLRVRTEEAAFEAQRVRLDMQEQMQDELAKVREKRVKESIAELEREKLVMKNKIISEVEEERARRLNTLEEELSGEFQKRMQQATVSFDEEISRRRKNLRESLHEWEVDRKNSLEREILAEKKKRLSIFDKEMELERSRKMEKLHTELKAEEYARRQEILTDVMKKKSELDNFYEAEKKKFLDRLLNEVMEDTSRGKVGEVLKEEIEKMKRTWHFN; encoded by the coding sequence ATGACATTGGCTAAAAAAAGCAGGGAATCCCAGCCGAAGATCGTCTCTGTGACCGGTACGGGGGGCGGGGTTGGAAAAAGCTCCGTTGCCGTCGCGGTTACTTCACTTCTGGCCGAATCCGGTAAAAAAGTACTCCTTGTGGAAATGGGGGGCTCCTTGCGGAAGATCACCCCTTTCATGGAAGGGATCGACCATGAATACTTCCTTGAGGACTATTTCAGAAAGGACAGAAAACTTTCCGAGGCCATCGCTGCGACGGGGAAGGAAGGAGTATTTTATATTTCAGCTGGGAGGCGTTTTCTCGAAGGATTCAAGGAACAGCATCATGGCAACCAGCTTCTAAGGGACATAAGAAAACTTCAGTTTGATTTCGTCCTCATCGATACAGGTAACATTTCGGACGGTTGCAGGCTGGCAGTGAACGCGGGCGCGGACAAGATACTCCTTGTAGTGAACGGGAAAGAAGACTTTCAAGAAGGCCTGAACGAACTGCTATTCGCCATCCTCGTATCGTCATTTGAAAATTTCAAGGCATATGGGAGGGATGAGCTCGAAGCGCTCTTGGCGCTGAAGGATGAATTTGCGCGTGAACGTGGCATAAGCCTTTTAAAGTATGCCTCCCGAATGCGCACGCTCATGCCATCCATGGAAGGCGCATGGAGGGAACATCAGGCAGTTACAGATATCAGCCTGGTTGCAAATTGGGTAGCCTCGCCTACTCATGTTGAGCTGATAAAAGGGAGGCTCTCAGACATGTTCCTCACAAGCCACTTCAAGGCAAGCGGTACATTTTTCATGCCTGAATGCGTTAAAGGCGGAAGAGATAGCGTAAATGCGTCAATTGAAAATAATTTCAAAAAAGCGGGGAGCTACATCGTTTCAGCTCTCTTGAACTGGGGGAGGCCGGATGAAACCAGTTCGGTGGAACTCGATTACGAAGTGCTTTTCGGCTCTTTTAAGGGGGAAGAAGGACCGACCGGTCAAAGCGTGAAAGAGGTAACATCCGCCCGGGAAGAGCTGGATGCGTTGCGCAAGATTAACAATGAAATGGAGCTGATACGCGAAGAAAAATATTTCCAGATGTCGAAGAAGCTCGAAAAAAGCATCGCCGAAAGAAAAATTGTGGCGGAAGAAGAGGTTGAATCAACGCGCATTCAAAAGGAAGCCGCGCTTAAGGGAGATATCACAGAGGCCTGGAAAAGGGAACTCGAAAAAATTGAAGCGGAAGGGGAATCCAAAAGGGCGGAGATGGAAGCCGGTCTGGCACGCGTATACGAAAAGAGATCCACGGAAATTGAGGAAGAAATTGAAACCCTGCGTGAAAAACGGATAAAGGAGATGGAACGGGATCTGGCGGGATATTACCAAAATTCCAAAACCGGATACGATGCCGAAATGCTTCAGAAAAAGCGGAGGAGGGAATCCGAAATAGAGGATGAGGTTGAGCTTGTAAAGAAAAAGAGGTTCGCAAACCTAAAGAACGAGCTGACGGCAGAGATTGACAAGGTAAAGGAAGTTCTTTGGCAACAGCTTGAAGAGATGCGAAAAGCTAAAATGGATCAGATCGATGAGAGCATGACCCTCTACCGCGCAAGCATGAATGGGGAAGTGGACAGGGATGTAGAGCAGAAAAAAAGCGCGCTCGAATCAAGGCTGTACGAGGAGATATCCATGCAGCGCGAAAATTTTATGGCAGATGTTTTCAGGGATGTGATGATAGCCTCCGTTTCATTTGATCTTGATGAAACAATCCGAAAGGAAGGCTTGCGCCTGAAAGCTGAAGATGAGCTTAGCGGCGAAAGGGATAGGGCAAGAAAGAAAATCGACATGGAAGTGGCAAGGTACGAGAGGGAGAAGAACGAGGAGATATTGAGCACTATCCAGAGCGCTAAAATCGAAAAGCTGAAAATGCTCAAGGCTGAAGTGGAAACGATGCGGACGGATATGAAGGAAAGCCTGAAGAAGGAGATAGCCGCGGAAAAGGCAAAGATCATGGAGACGGCGCGGGATGAAATACTTAAATACAGGAAACGGGAAACCGCCGAGATAGACGCGAACGTGAAAACCATCATCATGGCACGGGAGCACGAACTTAGAAGAGATCTGGACCAGCTGGAGGAAAAGCTCCGCAATGAGCTTCATGAAAGGATAATCAGGGAAGAAGAGAAATTGCACGCTACGCTTGAGCGCGAATTCGCAGACAAGAAAAAGAAGAAAACAGCTCTTATTCAGCACATGGTGACAACGGAGCGTGAGAGAAGGATGAACGATATACACGCCAGTCTTGACGCCATAAGGAAAAGACTGCAGGAAAATCTCAACGACGAGATACAGATAACCAGAGAGAGAAGTCTTGAAAGGCTTGAACAGGAGCTTTCGGCTATCAGGGAAAACAGACTGATGGAAACAGACAAGAGCCTGCAGAATGAGATAAGACTAAGGACTGAGTCGGTATTCAGCTCCTTGAAGGAAACCGAGCATAAGATGCGCGCCAATATGGAAGAGAGGCTTGCTTCAGAAGAAGTAAAATTCCGCTCTGAGATAAGCTCAAACCTGGAAAAAGAGATGCAAGAGATGCGCCGTGACATAAATGAATCACTTGTCAGATACAGGAATGACGAGAAAGACAAGATCGCCTCCCATGTGGAAAAAGAGAAGAAGGCTCGGCTGGAAGTGATGGAACGACAGCTTGAAATATTCAAATCACTCAAGAAAAAGACCCTTCTGGAGTGGGAGGGCGAGGAAAAAGGGGCGATGATGCGTGGACTTCTGGGACAGATGAAAAAAGAAGAGGAGGCGCGCAGAGAAATCTTGGCGCTCCGTCTGGAGCGCGAGAGAAAAAACATGCTGGAGGCTCATGCTCTCAAGATAAGGAAAATGGAAGAAGAGGAAAAGCTCAAGCTCCAGGAGTGGTCGGAGCGGAAAAAAGCGGATATCGAGGAATCGGTGAGAAAAGAACTGGATAATGAAAAGCAGAGACGGCTCCAAAAGCTGGATAAAGAGCATGAAGTTGAAAAGGAAAAGAGGCTGATAGCTCTTGCAGGGTTCATGTCCAGAGAGAAAAGCAGAAAAATGCTCGACCTTGAAAAGGAGTTGGAAAAGGAGAAGGGGGAAAAAATCGTTTCGATCAAGGCGGAAGTTGCCGGGATCCGCGCCGAAAAACGAAGGGAGATCGATGAGTATTTCCAAAGGCTCGCGGATGAAGCAAACATCAATCTTGAAGCGCGGTACAGGGATATGCTGAGGGTAAGAACGGAAGAAGCAGCGTTTGAGGCGCAGCGGGTTCGTTTGGATATGCAAGAGCAGATGCAAGATGAGCTGGCCAAGGTTCGCGAAAAGCGTGTGAAGGAGAGTATCGCGGAACTTGAAAGAGAGAAGCTGGTAATGAAAAATAAAATAATATCCGAGGTTGAGGAAGAAAGGGCCAGGAGACTCAATACGCTGGAGGAAGAATTGTCCGGCGAGTTTCAAAAGAGGATGCAACAGGCTACGGTAAGTTTTGATGAAGAGATTTCAAGAAGGCGGAAAAATCTTCGGGAAAGCCTGCACGAATGGGAGGTTGACCGGAAAAACAGTCTCGAGCGGGAGATACTTGCTGAAAAGAAAAAGAGGCTCTCCATATTTGACAAGGAGATGGAGCTTGAGCGGAGCAGAAAGATGGAGAAGCTTCACACAGAGCTGAAGGCAGAGGAGTACGCCAGAAGGCAGGAGATCCTGACAGATGTCATGAAAAAGAAATCGGAACTCGACAATTTCTATGAAGCGGAAAAGAAGAAGTTTCTCGACAGACTGCTAAATGAGGTCATGGAGGACACCTCCCGAGGAAAGGTGGGGGAAGTCCTGAAGGAAGAGATAGAAAAAATGAAACGCACCTGGCATTTCAACTGA
- a CDS encoding flagellar biosynthesis anti-sigma factor FlgM, with product MNKVTATDGIRTDLIKKYRKAINEKNYEVKSMEIAAKMADELFNSKNTVIRTKLKV from the coding sequence GTGAATAAGGTAACTGCCACGGATGGTATAAGGACTGATCTCATAAAAAAATATCGCAAAGCGATAAACGAGAAGAATTATGAGGTAAAGTCGATGGAAATCGCCGCCAAAATGGCCGACGAGCTGTTTAATTCAAAAAATACCGTAATTAGAACCAAGCTGAAAGTTTGA
- a CDS encoding DUF502 domain-containing protein has protein sequence MFSKAKHSIRNIFFAGLLVTLPLAITIFFLRFLFIRIDAILGPAINELLVKTGLIQHTVFLIPGIGLVALIIIIFVVGLLTKNIIGSTFVKLYEGVLVKIPIFKNIYVGAKQVLETFGNSLGSSFNKVVMIEYPREGIYALAFITGESKGEVKTVVDKEMVNVFLPTTPNPTSGFFLLIPKTQITELEMTVEEGIKMIISGGLVTPPDPGLAKKPVTGWDGHERRVNSRERRRNRLFTNKILKAPVSLQEMTSMSFGHEGIIKIVADIKTRKVAAGAKWHSESRDILVADGSRAEDCWGAKINVEDGTIAYESQINKGRPGAGNLSEIVDQKIREEVSQLARQYFPELPA, from the coding sequence ATGTTTTCAAAAGCTAAACACAGTATAAGAAATATCTTCTTTGCCGGACTGCTGGTAACTTTGCCTCTGGCAATTACAATATTCTTCCTCCGTTTCCTTTTTATACGCATTGACGCAATCTTGGGGCCGGCAATAAATGAATTGCTGGTTAAAACAGGGCTTATTCAGCATACGGTATTCCTGATTCCCGGAATCGGGCTTGTGGCGCTGATAATCATAATTTTCGTTGTTGGGCTCCTCACCAAGAATATTATCGGAAGCACGTTCGTCAAGCTGTACGAAGGGGTGCTGGTGAAGATACCGATATTCAAGAATATCTATGTCGGCGCGAAACAAGTGCTAGAAACATTTGGAAACTCGCTCGGCTCGTCGTTTAACAAGGTCGTGATGATTGAATATCCGAGGGAAGGGATTTACGCGCTGGCATTTATAACCGGCGAATCGAAAGGGGAGGTCAAAACCGTCGTAGACAAGGAGATGGTAAACGTGTTTTTACCGACAACCCCGAACCCGACATCTGGTTTCTTTCTCCTTATCCCGAAGACGCAGATAACGGAACTTGAGATGACAGTTGAAGAGGGGATAAAGATGATCATCTCAGGGGGGCTGGTAACGCCGCCGGATCCGGGATTGGCAAAAAAACCGGTGACAGGGTGGGACGGCCACGAAAGAAGGGTTAATAGCAGGGAGAGAAGGAGGAACAGACTGTTCACGAATAAGATATTAAAAGCGCCGGTATCACTGCAGGAGATGACGTCAATGAGCTTCGGTCATGAAGGAATTATCAAAATAGTCGCCGATATAAAAACCAGAAAGGTCGCGGCGGGGGCAAAATGGCACAGCGAGTCCAGAGATATTCTCGTAGCGGACGGTTCCAGGGCCGAAGATTGCTGGGGCGCAAAGATCAATGTGGAGGATGGCACAATAGCCTATGAGTCCCAGATAAACAAGGGGAGACCGGGAGCAGGTAACCTGTCGGAAATTGTCGACCAGAAAATCCGGGAAGAGGTCAGCCAGCTTGCAAGGCAATATTTCCCTGAACTCCCTGCGTGA
- a CDS encoding MBL fold metallo-hydrolase, producing the protein MEIFDAGEPQIILDAGTGIRGLGHDLLTNRKDQKDIHIFFSHTHWDHIQGLPFFVPLLIKGYNIHIYGPVHYEKSLEEILDRQMEYTYFPVRVSELSSNIVYHELKEEEFEIGGYKVKTKYLNHPVLCLGYRFEKLGKSIVYCTDHEPYYNYLGETENREEMERIIKEQNTHLENFVRNATLLVMDSQYTPEEYVNKVGWGHSSTKHTMDLVLATGVKRVALSHHDPDRTDEDEKRIISNLQVHLNDSKELTEIFGSREGLLVEV; encoded by the coding sequence TTGGAGATATTTGACGCTGGCGAGCCGCAGATAATACTCGATGCCGGCACGGGCATCCGGGGGCTGGGCCATGACCTTCTCACCAACCGAAAGGATCAAAAGGATATCCATATTTTCTTTTCGCACACTCACTGGGATCACATACAGGGTTTGCCGTTCTTCGTCCCTCTGCTTATCAAGGGGTACAATATTCATATCTACGGGCCGGTCCACTATGAAAAATCACTCGAGGAGATTCTGGATAGGCAGATGGAATATACCTATTTCCCCGTCAGGGTTTCGGAACTTTCATCCAATATCGTTTACCATGAACTTAAGGAAGAAGAGTTTGAAATTGGCGGATATAAGGTAAAAACGAAGTATCTTAACCATCCGGTTCTCTGCCTTGGGTACCGCTTTGAGAAGCTAGGCAAGTCCATTGTTTACTGCACGGATCATGAGCCTTATTACAACTACCTTGGGGAGACGGAAAACCGTGAAGAGATGGAGCGGATCATCAAGGAGCAGAATACCCATCTGGAAAACTTCGTACGGAATGCCACTCTCCTTGTCATGGATTCGCAGTACACGCCGGAAGAGTATGTGAACAAGGTCGGCTGGGGGCATAGCTCCACCAAGCATACAATGGATCTTGTTTTGGCAACCGGCGTAAAGAGAGTTGCGCTTTCACATCATGACCCAGACAGAACCGACGAGGATGAAAAACGTATAATCTCGAATTTGCAGGTACACCTTAACGACTCCAAGGAGCTTACGGAAATATTCGGGTCGCGAGAAGGCCTGCTTGTTGAAGTATGA